ATTCCCAGGACTGGAAGCGGGTCGGCGAGGTGTCTTTCCACCTGCCAGCGGGTTATTGAGCCGCTGAACGGGGATCCCCGCCAGCCGATCAATCGGTCGGGTCGTGCCCGTCTGTGTCGGATCCGGCCTTCTTTTCCTCCGCACCGCCCAGCGCCACAAAGGCGAGCGTGGCGATAAGACCACCGCCCAGGAGCGCGATGAAGGGCAACAGCTCCGGGTCCCAGCCGGCGAATGTCTGCATCAGGGCAAGCCAGGTCATGACCGCCACATACACGGCGGCGCCGAGCAGGACCCGCTTCCATTCGTGGGTGATGAGCGGTTGGGCGGCCGGTGCGGTGGCGTCGGCGGTCGGAATGGGTGTCGTGTCGTTGGCGGCCATGTCGGCAGTCTCCTCTGGCGTTTCAATCAGATCACGCAATTGCGCCGAAGAGAGATCGAAGCTGGCGGCCAGCGCCCGCACGGTTTCCAGGCTGGGTGTCTCGCCACGTTCGGCGCGCTGGATCGTGCGGTCACTCAATCCACTGAT
The window above is part of the Maricaulis maris MCS10 genome. Proteins encoded here:
- a CDS encoding helix-turn-helix domain-containing protein is translated as MGLKSLRLEKGWSQEQLATISGLSDRTIQRAERGETPSLETVRALAASFDLSSAQLRDLIETPEETADMAANDTTPIPTADATAPAAQPLITHEWKRVLLGAAVYVAVMTWLALMQTFAGWDPELLPFIALLGGGLIATLAFVALGGAEEKKAGSDTDGHDPTD